Proteins encoded within one genomic window of Besnoitia besnoiti strain Bb-Ger1 chromosome II, whole genome shotgun sequence:
- a CDS encoding RAP domain-containing protein (encoded by transcript BESB_036280) — MYSAAARPRRKVVVIPMEEKKDHSSSPVMSAEDSEKRITLPRESALRQLSKPEVVSLHRSLRFLPASVPRDGDYCDALVARTVRLCPSLLPIEIRSIGRTLVFALPASYLRALPVSAASGDFAGAANQPQGGAGDGGPEGLKAATLPQRRRRRGASYEALCVSPAQRELLADVLRHLSKAFVDLHLPLKKRKTPDLPAAPCAADASASEPSAGGEGEPSLQAGTVSASGPRSAVAQGEATSREIREVAVCLSDFHFLFQTQRDAGVLEALFKRLGDYLTLHGLHTLNGKTASLVLNAFVLCNQRHDHLFQQIAQRLPRLAPDMQPKDLALTANALARADVRFLPGFTALASRAKATLDAFGPQDFSNFLNAFGKLEILDVELFNQAAPKISASIRFYNPQHLSNVAHAYSKVSVQNPELFDRVAEMTRRSIQNFSNKELANLALAFAKQDVRHKGLLVSLADEVLFRGTAGLAFGSKFHFDLISLQQLSAAFARLGLHDPRLFFVLTRLAKDGVRKALLYRQFPGDASENADATASASASASASGSAVVVKKAPHMSAKWRREYEALRASFALNGQVFASLLLALGKAASSQNAVTCDQSLNAVFASAILRLERNFSAFALSQIARGCYLVGIRDGRVRQLLVREALPRLAQFPPSALVYLLSSFANLQLYCAGLFRQALQVCRLHLASYNAREVASLVIALEKLGYRQKAFLLKAAKVLHKKRYDLSPSFLCGAVNAFAKLALDDALLYADLFKDIFEKQHLLSPSEALSALYAVLLVDSRRADLAALQGGQTLARRDREELEEPEIQEGELEAAEREEAAEEGQRRLAPRARNAGAPAENAAASAPQDFASRETASSGACESAPTEASGVAEGSPSALVGRGEASVAGSFLGAQPSLVESLLRVAYRAQTNLQAGCVTRLQIADLYMRLLRPETYEALPFDLKAFLARVRAVDLAQTDCFALSSKMHRDVSAAFLRVGLLHRSEVQLGPFCLDIVLGERLAVEVDGPSHFYRETCMRVASSRLKQKLLREIGWTLLPISFFEWRQLVTPERKLAYCAQFWRPVLAQMERTCRAQATPETATETGVRLREIVAAAGAAGARDQMGSVACRKPSLSDFLWLMEQQGATVTRAHLAEAMKRFQQRLLAPTAAARASCALAMWDAEAASIKLLSSPAAAASGANLLPPSDAQDEKEFWRTMKGRLATKLPRAGGRPGRGGATTTGRAPTAGAGAETGERALLHAKRRGERRFREDDTTVFHFLKEPQGGGPAQGAPREPGAEGDDRDVPHNPRAVTRVVKPSSLNRLLSSTDSS, encoded by the exons ATGTAcagtgcagctgcgcgacctcGGAGGAAGGTCGTCGTCATTCCCATGGAGGAAAAGAAAGATCATTCCTCTTCTCCTGTTATGTCTGCAGAAGACTCCGAGAAG CGCATCACGCTCCCGCGGGAGTCGGCCCTCCGCCAGCTGTCGAAGCCGGAGGTGGTGTCTCTCCACCGGAGCCTGCGTTTTCTGCCTGCGTCTGTGCCGAGAGACGGCGACTACTGCGACGCCCTCGTGGCGCGCACCGTTCGCCTCTGTCCATCTCTGCTGCCCATTGAAATCCGCTCCATCGGCCGCACCCTCGTTTTCGCGCTGCCGGCTTC aTATCTTCGGGCTCTTCCCGTTTCTGCCGCTAGCGGCGacttcgcaggcgccgccaaCCAGCCacaggggggggcgggcgacggcggccccGAGGGGCtcaaggcggcgacgctgccgcagagacgccgacgcagaggcgccagtTACGAGGCGCTTTGTgtgtcgcctgcgcagcgcgagctcctTGCAGACGTTCTGCGGCACCTATCCAAGGCGTTCGTAGACTTGCACTTGCctctgaagaagagaaaaacgcccgacctccccgccgcgccctgcgccgcggatgcctccgcctcggagCCTTCGGCTGGTGGTGAAGGAGAgccttcgctgcaggcgggcactgtctccgcctctgggCCTCGGTCGGCGgtcgcgcagggcgaggcgacgagccgcGAGATTCGGGAAGTGGCGGTGTGTCTCTCGGATTTTCACTTTCTGTTTCAGACccagcgcgacgcaggcgtcctCGAGGCGCTCTTCAAGCGACTGGGCGACTACCTGACGCTGCATGGCCTGCACACGCTGAACGGGAAGACGGCAAGCCTGGTGCTGAATGCATTCGTCCTTTGCAACCAGCGCCACGACCACCTCTTTCAGCAGAttgcgcagcggctgccgcggctcgcgcccgaCATGCAGCCGAAAGACCTCGCGCTGACTGCgaacgccctcgcgcgcgccgacgtgCGCTTCCTCCCAGGTTTCACAGcgctcgcgagccgcgccaaGGCGACGCTCGACGCGTTCGGGCCGCAGGACTTCTCCAACTTCCTCAACGCCTTCGGAAAACTCGAAATCCTCGACGTCGAACTGTTCAATCAGGCAGCGCCCAAA ATCTCGGCAAGCATCCGATTTTACAATCCGCAGCATCTCTCCAACGTGGCGCACGCGTACAGCAAGGTGTCTGTGCAGAATCCCGAGCTGTTTGACCGGGTCGCGGAGATGACGCGTCGCTCTATTCAGAATTTTTCGAACAAGGAGCTCGCGAATCTCGCCCTAGCCTTCGCGAAGCAGGACGTGCGCCACAagggcctcctcgtctcgctgGCGGACGAGGTCCTTTTCCGGGGGACGGCGGGCCTTGCATTCGGCTCCAAATTTCACTTCGATCTCATTTCGCTTCAGCAGCTCTCGGCGGCCTTTGCGCGGCTCGGCCTCCACGACCCCcggctcttcttcgtgcTCACACGCCTCGCCAAGGACGGCGTCCGCAAGGCGCTTCTTTACCGGCAGTTCCCtggcgacgccagcgagaacgcagacgcgacggcctcggcgtcggcctcAGCCTCGGCGTCCGGGTCGGCGGTTGTGGTGAAAAAGGCTCCGCACATGAGCGCGAAGTGGCGCCGGGAGTacgaggcgcttcgcgcgtcgTTCGCGTTGAACGGTCAGGTCTTTGCGTcactgctgctggcgctgggGAAGGCAGCGAGTTCGCAGAATGCAGTGACCTGTGACCAGTCTCTGAATGCGGTCTTCGCGTCGGCGATCCTGCGTCTGGAGCGCAACTTCTCCGCCTTTGCGCTCTCGCAGATCGCGCGGGGCTGCTACTTGGTGGGCAtccgcgacgggcgcgtgcggcagTTGCttgtgcgcgaggcgctaccgcgcctggcgcagtTTCCGCCGAGTGCGCTGGTGTACCTGCTGAGCAGCTTCGCGAACCTGCAGCTGTACTGCGCGGGACTCTtccggcaggcgctgcaggtctgccgcctccacctGGCCTCGTAcaacgcgcgcgaggtcgcGTCGCTCGTCATTGCGCTGGAGAAGCTTGGCTACCGCCAGAAGGCCTTCCTCCTGAAGGCCGCGAAAGTCCTGCACAAGAAGCGATACGACCTGTCGCCcagcttcctctgcggcgcggtcAATGCCTTCGCGAAACTGGCCCTGGATGACGCCCTGCTCTACGCCGACCTATTCAAAGATATCTTCGAAAAACAGCATCTGCTGTCCCCGTCCGAggccctctctgcgctgtACGCGGTCCTCCTTGTTgactcgcggcgcgcagacctcgccgccctgcagGGCGGCCAGACGCTCGCCagacgcgacagagaggagctcgaggaaCCTGAGATACAGGAGGGCGAGCTAGAAGCGGCGGAACGAGaggaagctgcagaggaaggccagcgccgactcgcgcctcgcgctcgtaACGCAGGTGCGCCAGCCGAAAACGCGGCTGCGAGCGCGCCTCAGGACTTCGCATCGAGGGAGACTGCATCATCAGGGGCGTGCGAATCCGCGCCGACAGAGGCCAGCGGCGTGGCGGAAGGTTCGCCCTCAGCCCTCGtcggtcgcggcgaggcctctgTCGCAGGGTCCTTTCTCGGTGCGCAGCCCTCGCTGGTGGAGTCGCTTCTGCGCGTGGCGTACCGGGCGCAGACGAACTTGCAGGCGGGCTGTGTCACGCGGCTGCAGATCGCCGACCTCTACATGCGACTGCTGCGGCCTGAGACGTACGAGGCGCTGCCCTTCGATCTGAAAGCCTTCCTCGCCCGGGTGCGCGCAGTCGACCTCGCGCAGACAGACTGCTTCGCGCTGTCCTCCAAGATGCATCGCGACGTCTCCGCGGCATTTCTGCGCGTTGGGTTGCTTCACCGGAGCGAAGTGCAGCTGGGCCCGTTCTGCCTGGACATCGTGCtgggcgagcgcctcgctgtcgaaGTCGATGGACCCTCGCACTTTTACCGCGAaacctgcatgcgcgtggcctcctcgcggctgaAGCAGAAGCTCCTTCGCGAAATCGGCTGGACTCTTCTGCCCATCTCCTTCTTCGAGTGGCGACAGCTCGTCACGCCCGAGCGGAAACTCGCCTACTGCGCGCAGTTCTGGCGACCCGTCCTCGCCCAAATGGAGCGGACGTgccgggcgcaggcgacaccAGAGaccgcgacggagacaggggtgcgcctccgcgagatcgtcgccgctgcaggcgcggctggcgcgcgcgaccaAATGGGGAGCGTCGCATGTCGCAAGCCGAGTCTCAGCGACTTCCTCTGGCTGATGGAGCAGCAGGGTGCCACAGTCACTCGCGCACacctcgcggaggcgatgAAGCGCTTCCAGCAGAGGCTcctcgcgccgaccgcggccgcccgcgcctcctgcgcgctcGCCATGTGGGACGCCGAAGCGGCTTCCATCAAACTGCTTTCttccccggcggcggcggcctccgggGCTAATCTGCTTCCCCCAAGCGACGCACAAGACGAGAAGGAGTTCTGGCGAACCATGAAGGGCCGTCTAGCGAcgaagctgccgcgcgccggcgggagaccagggagggggggagcgaCTACGACAGGCCGTGCCCCCAcggcgggcgctggcgcggaaACTGGGGAGAGAGCGCTGCTGCacgcgaagcgcagaggcgaacgcaGATTTCGCGAGGACGACACGACGGTCTTTCACTTTTTGAAGGAGCCGCAGGGGGGAGGGCCCGCGCAGGGAGCTCCACGCGAGCCaggagcagaaggcgacgaccgCGACGTGCCACACAACCCGCGCGCCGTGACGAGAGTCGTGAAGCCCTCCAGCCTAAACAGGCTTCTTTCTTCGACGGACAGCTCATAG